TCCTGCTCGCGAAGGCCGTGAACGTGGCGCTGCCGCCGGAGCGCCGCATCAACCCGTGCCTGGGGGCGGCGGGGGTGTCGGCGGTGCCGATGTCGGCGCGGGTGGTGCAGGGGTTCGTGAGCGAGCACACGCAGGGGCGGGTGAACCCGTTGATGGCGGCGATGGGGCCGAACGTGGCGGGGGTCATCGGGTCGGCGGTGGCGGCGGGGGTGTTCCTGGCGATCCTGCGTTGACGCCCCGACCGGGGCTGCGGTGCGGAGCGCACCGCGCCGGTGCTACCCTGGCGTCATGTCGTCCAAGACGCGCCTGACGCCGTTCACCGTCCGCCTTCCGGAGGCGGATGCGGCGCGCTTGCGCGCCGAAGCGGAGGAGCTGGGGGTGTCGGTGGCGGTGCTGCTGCGCATCCTGGTGCGGCAGAGCCTGCGCGGCGGTCGTTCGGTCGTCGGTCCACCGGCCGGCACGCCGGGCGGCGGAACGCGGGATCTGCTCGGCGCGGCCGGCGCGGCGGCGCTGGACGAGGACGAGGTGGCGGCGGTCCGCCGGGCCGGCGTGCGCGACGACGCCTGAGCGGCGTCAGGCGCCGGCCTCGCGGCCGCCGAGCGCGCCGAGCCGCGCACCGAGCTCCTGGAACCGGTCGCGGTCGAGTTCGTAGTAGACGTAGCGCCCGCGGCGTTCGGCGCGCACGAGGCCGGCGTCGACGAGCTGCTGCATGTGGTGGCTGACGGTGCCCTGCGCGAGCCCGAGGGTCATCTCGATGTCGCAGCTGCAGATCCCCGCGTCGTGGCGGTCGCAGACCTGGACGGGATCCTCGAGGTAGCCGAGGATCCGCCAGCGGGTGGCGTCGGCCAGGACCTTGAAGACGTGGACCTCCTCCACGCGCCAATCCTACCACGACGCTCAGGTATTGCGTGCTGGACGGCGTTCGCCCAGCGCGCCGGCGGGACGTTCGCCCTTGCCCCTCCCCGGGCCGTATCGACTACCTTCGATATCGAACGGTCGTGAACGGATTCACGAGATGCCGGGACCCGAGGAAGGAAAGGGGATTCCATGTCCGAACGCACACCGCACGTCTCGCGAAGGGGCTTCCTGCTCGGCTCCGCCGCGGCCGCCTCCGGCGCCCTGCTGGCCGACCGCGGCTTCGTCGACGCGCAGCGCTTCTTCACCGACGACGGCCTCGACGTCGCCGGCCTCCGCGACGCCGGCTACGAGGTCCGCCACACGATCTGCCACCAGTGCGGCGCCGGCTGCGGCCTCACCGCCCTGGTGAAGCCCGCCCCCGACGGCGGCGCCCCGCAGTTGCTGGTCCTCCCCAACCAGGACCCCGAGCACCCGCAGCGCGGCTACTGCGGGCGGGGCGCCACCGCCGCCTACACGTGGGACGGCCCCCAACGCCTCCGCACGCCGCTGAAGAACGTCGGCGAGCGCGGCGAAGGCCGCTTCGAGGCGGTCTCCTGGGAGACCGCCCTCGACGAGATCGGGGACCGCCTCGCGGCGCTCCTCGAGCGCGACGGGCCCGAAGCGCTCGCCGCCACCACCCACGACTTCAAGGGCGACCTGCAGTGGCTCATGACGCCGCTCGGCGCGCCCAACGTCGTCAAGCAGTCCAGCACCTGCAACACCGCCGGCGTCGTCGGGCGCAAATGGACGATGGGGAGCGCCTACGCCAAGCACTCCACCGTCGACCCCGACTACGACAACGTCCGCTACGTGCTGTTCCCCGGCCGCAGCCTCAACGCCCCGATCGGCGCGGTGCACCGCCTCGCGAAGGCCCGCGAGCACGGCGCGAAGGCGGTCTTCCTCAACCCCGCCATGCCCGACGTCGCCTTCGCCGACGGCGAATGGCTCGCCTGCTACCCCGGCACCGACGCCGCCTTCCTGCTCGGGGTCGCGAAGGTCCTGATCGACGAGGACCGCTACGACGACGCCTTCGTGCGTCGCTACACCGACCTGCCCTTCCTCATCCGCGAGGACGGCCTCCCGCTCACCGAAGCGGACGTCCGCCGGGACGGCGCCGACGACCGCTACGCGGTCCGCGCCGCCGACGGCCGCCTCGCCTTCGCGGACGAGGACGTCGAGGTCGAGCTCGCCTGGGAGGGCACCGTGCGCGGCGCCGACGGCGCCGACCTCCCGGTCCGCACCGCCTGGGCGCGCCTCCTCGAACACCTCGGCGACTACGACGTCTCCCGCGTCGGGCGCATCACCGGCCTCTCGGCCGACGACGTCCTCCGCGTCGCCCGCGGGCTCGCCATCAACCGCGGCGTCGTCGAGGACACCTGGTACAACACCCGCAACGGCAACGACACCGACGCCATCATGGCGCTGATGACCGTCAACGCCCTGCTGGGCAGCATCGACACCGTCGGCGGGCTCGGCTTCAAACCCAGCGCCAAGGTGCCCGGCGTGATGGCCACGCACGAAGGGCGCCTCGAGACGATCCGCGGCGACGGCTTCACCCTCCCCGACACCGACACCAGCGTCGACAAACGCCGTTACCCCGAAGCGAACGCCACCTTCGACGCCGTGATCGACGCGATCCTCGACGAGGACCCCTACCCGATCACCGGCCTCATCGCGCTCGGCGCGACGATGTTCCACCGCGATCCGAACACCGCCCGCCTCGAACGGGCGCTGCGCAAGCTGGACCTGATCGTGAACATCGACATCGTCCACCAGGAGTTCGACGACTGGGCGGACTACGTCCTCCCCGCCGAGATGTTCCTCGAGCGCGAGGACCTCGGCCAGGTCGGTTGGTCGATGGAGGGCGTCGTCGCCCTCCAGCACCGCGTCACCGCACCCCCCGAGGGCGTCGAGGCCCGCCCGCACCTGTGGATCATGCTCGAGCTGCTGCGCCGCATCGAGCCCGGCCTGGCGCGCGCGATGGGCTACGAGGACCGCTTCGCCGACGTCGACGTCTTCCGCCGCGACTTCCTCGCCCCCCTCCAGGACGCCCGCATCGAGGCGCTGGCCGAGACGTGGGACCTCGACCCCGCGCAACTCCGCGAGGAGCTCGACGCCCGCGGCTTCAAGACCGTCGTCCCGCAACGCTACGGCCGCATCCCCTACCAGGAGCCGTTCGACACCCCCAGCGGCCGCCTCGAGGTGTACGCCCTCGCGCCGGTCCTGAAGGGCTACCGCGCGCACGGCTTCGCCGAGTACTTCCCGCCCCCCGCCTACACCGCGCCGTCGGCCGACGACGAACTGTTCCTCGTCAACGGCAAGAGCCCCATCGGCTCGTCCGGCGTCGCCAGCGTCGCCTTCCCCACGCAGTACCTCGTGGACAACGCCCTCTGGATCCACCCCGACGACGCCGAACGCCTCGGCCTCGCCGACGGCGACGACGCCGAGGTCGAGGGGCTCGACACCGGCTGGGTCGCCACGACCGAGGTCCGCGTCACGCCCCGCGTCCGCCCGGGCGTCGGGTACGTCTACAGCTACGCCGGCGGGAACCGCGGGTCGTTCGAACGGCGCGACGACCGCTTCGCGAAGCGCGCGAAGGGCCTCAACCCCCACTGGTTCGCGACGTCCACCATCGACCCCGTCACCGGCTCGAACGCCAACAACGCCTCGATCCGGATTCGGCGCGCCTGAGCGCGGAGAGGAACGCCATGGCTCGTGTCAACGAAATGAAGGGAAGCGAACCCACCCGGCGCCTCGCGCACGTCTGGGACGAGAGCCTGTGCATCGCCTGCGGCGCCTGCGTGATGGCCTGCACCATGACGAACCAGCCCGAGATGATGCACCGCAAGGAGAAGGGTTGGGATTCGGTCGCCTCGAACATCCGCCGCATCGACGGCGTGAACGCCACCGGCAAACCGTCGGTCCTTCTCGTGCAGTGCCAACACTGCCAGGACGCCCCCTGCGTTGCCAACTGCCCGTTCGGGGCGGTCTACCGCGACGACGACGGCCTCGTCCGGCTCGACGCCGAGCAGTGCGCCGGCTGCAGCTACTGCGTCACCAGCTGTCCCTACAACGTCCGCTGGTTCCACCCCGACAGCAAACTGCCGATGAAGTGCATGGGGGAGGGCTGCCTGGACCTCGTCGCGCAGGGCGAGGACCCCGCCTGCGTGCAGGCCTGCCCGGCGATGGCGCGCGACTTCGGGGACCTCAACGACCCCGCCAGCAGCGTCTCCGTCACGCTCCGTTTGAAACGCAGCCGCCGCCTCCTCGAGGAGGCCGGCACCGACCCGACGTACTTCGTCGTGGAGGGAGGGCTCTGATGACCCCCGCCGACCTCACCTTCCAACTGGACGTCGCCCACTGGGGCTGGTCGATCGCCGCGTTCCTGTTCTTCGTCGGCATGGCCGGCATGGGCTCCGTCGCCTACGCCTTCGTGCGCCGCACCGCCGTCATCGCCACGATCTTCGTCTCCCTCGTCGTCGGGCTGCTGCTCGTCGTCAGCCACCTGGGGCGCTGGTGGAACCTCCCGCGGACGCTGTTCCTGATGGTCCGCGACCTCGAGCTGAACTTCGGGTCGTGGATGCTGATCGGCATCACCGTCCTCTCCATCCACCTGGTCCTCGCGCTGATCGCCCTCGTCGCGCACCTCCCGTTCCTCACGAAACGCCTGCCCTGGCTGGCGTGGACCGAGCGGGTCGACGCCTCGAGGGCGTTCCTCGGGGCGTTCGCCTTCGTTGGCTTCTTCGCCACCGTCTACAGCGGCTTCCTGATCACGCAAGCGGTCGGCATCCCGCTGTGGAACAACGCCCTCATTCCGGTGTTGTGGGTGATCAGCGGCTCGATCGCCGCCATCGCCATGCTCGAGCTGCTGTACGTCGTCGGCGCCGTCGACGCGAAGGTCTCGTCGTTCGGGGTGCGCCTCGGGATGGTCCTCGACGGCATGAAACTCCTCGCCGTGCTCGGGTTCCTCCACGTCGCGACGTCCTACGGCAGCGCCGGCGCGCGCTACGGCGCGACGCTGATGACGAGCGGCGACCTGGCCTGGATGACGTGGGTCGGCGTCGTCGGCGTCGGCATCCTCGTGCCCCTCGCCATCGGGGCGTACACCCTGCTGCGCGAGAAGAACAAGGCGCTGTTGACCGTCTCCGCCCTCTCCGCCCTGGTCGGCGTGTTCTTCCTGCGCGCGACCGTGCTGCTCGCCGGCACCTTCGAACCGTTGGTGCTGTGACCGTGGCCCCGCGGGCGCCCGCCCCCGGCGGCGCCCGCCGGCCTCCCCCCGTTCGCCCCCCTCCTTTCTCGGCCGGTCGGGCCCCACCCGACCGGCGACCTCCCCACCCGCCGGCCCCCCCGGGGCCGGCGGGCGTGTCTCGGTGGGGGTCAGTCGACCGGGAAGCGCCAGGCGTCGAACGTCGTGACGAACCGCCCGCGGACCGGCACGAAGGCGATGCGGGCTTCGAAGTCGCCGATCGCTTCGCGCGGCACCCAGCGCGCCCCGAGCGGCGCGAACGTCAGGTTCCAGCCGGTCACCGGACCGTCCTCGACCGGCGGCAGCGTCATCACCACGTCGCCCGTCGCGGTCGTCTCGAGCGCCGCGCCGTCGCACCCGAGCCCCAACTCCGCGAAGCCGCCGTCGGGCCCGTCGCCGCCGGTCCCGGGCGGGCGCGGCAGCCCCCGACGCTCCAGCGTCTCCGTCGTCCAGGTGCCGTCCTCGGCGCGTTCGGCGCGCTGCAACTGGTAGGCGATCTCCCGCTCGCCCTGCTCGATCGCGACGCCCAGCTCGTACGACCGGGCCTCCTCGAACGACGTCTCGAGCGACGTCAGCAACGTCTCGCACGTCGCCTCCGGCGGCTGCGCCGCCGCGACGCCCCCGAGGGCGGCGGCGAGGACGAACGCGAGGGGGGCGACGGACGAACGCAACGTGGAGCGCATCATGCCTCGAGGCTAGCGCCCCCGTCGGGCCGACACCGCGAGCCCCGCGACGCTGGCCACCCCCAGGGGCAGCGTCGCGAGCGGCAGCTCCACCGCGAACGTCGCCAGCAGGTTCGTCGGCGTCGCCAGCAACGCCGCCCGCACCAGCCCCGGGACGCCCCACCCCCCGAGCCACGTCAGGTCCGCCGCGCCGGCCAGGACGCCGGCCAGGAACGGGAACGTCGCGACGTGCGCGAGCGCCGCCCCCCACGCCGCGGCGCGGCCCCCGCGCCGCCAGGCGCGGTGGTGCCACTGCGCCGAGAGCGCCGCGGCGACGGCGTACGCCGCCGCATCCAGCGCCGGGGACGCCGTCAGACCGGTCAGCACCCCCTGGCTGCGGCCCACCACGTCGACGGCGGCGAAGCCGAGCAACCCGAGCGCGGGCGCCAGCAACAGCGCGCGGGTCCGGGAGGCGCTCATTCGACGAGCGCCTCGGCGCGGGCCTGCGCCTCCATCAGCGCTTCACCCGGGTCGCGCCCCCCGCGCAGGACCCGCTCCAGCATCTCGTCCACGATCCCCCGCATCGCGTCGAACGCCGCGATGCGGGGGCGCGGGACCGCCCGGTCGAGCTGCGCCAACGCCGCCCCCCGTCCCGGCTCCTCGGCGTAGAACGCCTCGAGGAGGGGG
This sequence is a window from Trueperaceae bacterium. Protein-coding genes within it:
- a CDS encoding 4Fe-4S dicluster domain-containing protein, with the translated sequence MARVNEMKGSEPTRRLAHVWDESLCIACGACVMACTMTNQPEMMHRKEKGWDSVASNIRRIDGVNATGKPSVLLVQCQHCQDAPCVANCPFGAVYRDDDGLVRLDAEQCAGCSYCVTSCPYNVRWFHPDSKLPMKCMGEGCLDLVAQGEDPACVQACPAMARDFGDLNDPASSVSVTLRLKRSRRLLEEAGTDPTYFVVEGGL
- a CDS encoding ribbon-helix-helix protein, CopG family translates to MSSKTRLTPFTVRLPEADAARLRAEAEELGVSVAVLLRILVRQSLRGGRSVVGPPAGTPGGGTRDLLGAAGAAALDEDEVAAVRRAGVRDDA
- a CDS encoding molybdopterin-dependent oxidoreductase codes for the protein MSERTPHVSRRGFLLGSAAAASGALLADRGFVDAQRFFTDDGLDVAGLRDAGYEVRHTICHQCGAGCGLTALVKPAPDGGAPQLLVLPNQDPEHPQRGYCGRGATAAYTWDGPQRLRTPLKNVGERGEGRFEAVSWETALDEIGDRLAALLERDGPEALAATTHDFKGDLQWLMTPLGAPNVVKQSSTCNTAGVVGRKWTMGSAYAKHSTVDPDYDNVRYVLFPGRSLNAPIGAVHRLAKAREHGAKAVFLNPAMPDVAFADGEWLACYPGTDAAFLLGVAKVLIDEDRYDDAFVRRYTDLPFLIREDGLPLTEADVRRDGADDRYAVRAADGRLAFADEDVEVELAWEGTVRGADGADLPVRTAWARLLEHLGDYDVSRVGRITGLSADDVLRVARGLAINRGVVEDTWYNTRNGNDTDAIMALMTVNALLGSIDTVGGLGFKPSAKVPGVMATHEGRLETIRGDGFTLPDTDTSVDKRRYPEANATFDAVIDAILDEDPYPITGLIALGATMFHRDPNTARLERALRKLDLIVNIDIVHQEFDDWADYVLPAEMFLEREDLGQVGWSMEGVVALQHRVTAPPEGVEARPHLWIMLELLRRIEPGLARAMGYEDRFADVDVFRRDFLAPLQDARIEALAETWDLDPAQLREELDARGFKTVVPQRYGRIPYQEPFDTPSGRLEVYALAPVLKGYRAHGFAEYFPPPAYTAPSADDELFLVNGKSPIGSSGVASVAFPTQYLVDNALWIHPDDAERLGLADGDDAEVEGLDTGWVATTEVRVTPRVRPGVGYVYSYAGGNRGSFERRDDRFAKRAKGLNPHWFATSTIDPVTGSNANNASIRIRRA
- a CDS encoding metalloregulator ArsR/SmtB family transcription factor; its protein translation is MEEVHVFKVLADATRWRILGYLEDPVQVCDRHDAGICSCDIEMTLGLAQGTVSHHMQQLVDAGLVRAERRGRYVYYELDRDRFQELGARLGALGGREAGA
- the nrfD gene encoding NrfD/PsrC family molybdoenzyme membrane anchor subunit, whose product is MTPADLTFQLDVAHWGWSIAAFLFFVGMAGMGSVAYAFVRRTAVIATIFVSLVVGLLLVVSHLGRWWNLPRTLFLMVRDLELNFGSWMLIGITVLSIHLVLALIALVAHLPFLTKRLPWLAWTERVDASRAFLGAFAFVGFFATVYSGFLITQAVGIPLWNNALIPVLWVISGSIAAIAMLELLYVVGAVDAKVSSFGVRLGMVLDGMKLLAVLGFLHVATSYGSAGARYGATLMTSGDLAWMTWVGVVGVGILVPLAIGAYTLLREKNKALLTVSALSALVGVFFLRATVLLAGTFEPLVL